One region of Deltaproteobacteria bacterium genomic DNA includes:
- the lpxD gene encoding UDP-3-O-(3-hydroxymyristoyl)glucosamine N-acyltransferase, whose protein sequence is MTTSGKSLAELAELVGGRVAGDADVTIQRVSSIEDAGPDDITFLAHPRYRAHLAACNAGAVIVAHDLRADVALNFLHVDDPHRAFAQIHALFNPPAVHAPGVSPLAAVDPSAVVEPGASLYPQCCVGKDARIGERTVLMPGVSVGAGARLGRDCVLHPNVTVADGCQVGDGVVLHAGVVIGSDGFGYAGHGPGRLKVPQAGIVEIGDHVEIGANTAIDRATIGSTRIGAGTKIDNLVQIGHNVVVGERCLIIAQTGIAGSAVVGDDVVLAGQVGVKDHVEIGSRSVIGPKSTIVQSVPPGSVLSGLISAAPHKEWLRVIRLLPKLPALWRRVAEIERALRLTASTEDKEVR, encoded by the coding sequence GTGACCACCTCAGGCAAATCGCTCGCGGAACTCGCCGAGCTCGTCGGCGGACGGGTGGCCGGTGACGCGGACGTGACCATCCAGAGGGTGTCTTCCATAGAGGACGCCGGCCCGGACGACATCACTTTTCTGGCCCATCCGCGCTACCGGGCGCATCTGGCCGCGTGCAACGCCGGCGCTGTCATCGTGGCCCACGATCTGCGCGCGGACGTCGCGCTCAACTTTCTTCACGTCGACGATCCCCACCGGGCGTTCGCGCAAATACACGCGTTGTTCAATCCCCCGGCCGTGCACGCGCCGGGCGTCAGCCCCTTGGCCGCCGTCGATCCGTCCGCCGTCGTGGAACCGGGCGCCAGCCTCTACCCTCAATGCTGCGTGGGAAAAGACGCCCGGATCGGCGAGAGGACGGTGCTCATGCCTGGCGTGTCCGTCGGCGCCGGAGCGCGGCTCGGCCGTGATTGCGTGCTGCATCCCAACGTGACGGTGGCGGATGGCTGCCAGGTCGGCGACGGCGTCGTTCTTCACGCGGGCGTGGTCATCGGCAGCGACGGCTTCGGCTACGCGGGCCACGGTCCGGGGCGTCTCAAGGTGCCGCAGGCCGGGATCGTGGAGATCGGCGATCACGTCGAGATCGGCGCCAACACCGCCATCGATCGGGCCACCATCGGCAGCACCCGCATAGGGGCGGGCACGAAGATCGATAATCTCGTGCAGATAGGGCACAATGTGGTGGTCGGCGAACGGTGCCTGATCATCGCCCAGACGGGCATTGCCGGCAGCGCGGTGGTGGGTGACGACGTGGTGCTGGCCGGACAGGTGGGCGTCAAGGACCACGTGGAGATCGGCTCCCGGTCGGTGATCGGGCCCAAGAGCACCATCGTGCAATCGGTCCCGCCCGGCTCCGTGCTCTCCGGCCTGATCTCGGCCGCGCCGCACAAGGAGTGGCTCAGGGTGATACGGCTCCTGCCGAAACTGCCCGCGCTTTGGCGGCGGGTGGCCGAGATCGAGAGAGCCTTGCGCCTGACGGCCTCTACGGAGGACAAGGAGGTCCGGTAG
- the fabZ gene encoding 3-hydroxyacyl-ACP dehydratase FabZ — protein MMDVIEIRKLIPHRYPFLLVDRIVELEPNKRIVGIKNVSINETFFQGHFPDKPVMPGVLICEAMAQVGAVFARCSDPSPDNDPWDKVFVLTGLDRVKFKHLVVPGDQLRIELEITRRRKNYWRLAGHATVDGRRVAEAELSAMEMPA, from the coding sequence ATGATGGACGTAATCGAGATACGCAAGCTGATCCCGCATCGCTATCCGTTCCTTCTGGTGGATCGAATCGTGGAGCTCGAGCCCAACAAGCGCATCGTGGGCATCAAGAACGTCAGCATCAACGAGACCTTCTTCCAGGGCCACTTCCCGGACAAGCCCGTCATGCCGGGCGTGCTGATCTGCGAGGCCATGGCGCAGGTAGGCGCGGTCTTCGCGCGGTGCAGCGACCCATCTCCGGACAACGACCCGTGGGACAAGGTTTTCGTCCTTACGGGTCTCGACCGGGTGAAGTTCAAGCACCTGGTGGTGCCGGGCGATCAGTTGCGCATCGAGTTGGAAATCACGCGGCGACGCAAGAACTATTGGCGCCTCGCCGGGCATGCGACGGTGGACGGACGGCGCGTGGCGGAGGCGGAATTGTCCGCCATGGAGATGCCTGCGTGA
- the lpxI gene encoding UDP-2,3-diacylglucosamine diphosphatase LpxI (LpxI, functionally equivalent to LpxH, replaces it in LPS biosynthesis in a minority of bacteria.), translating to MTPDVPADRVGLIAGSGRFPLIFARNARQAGVRVIAVAHHGETDPEIEQFAAEVTWIRVGQLGRIIRTFHKAEVRHAVMAGGIRKVRMFSNFRPDPRGLALLARMRRRDDDHLLRGVAGELEGEGIRVVPSTIFLERIIPGTPGVLTRTEPSEQQWRDVRQGIPMVKTLGRMGIGQTLVLKEGVVLAVEAIEGTDAAIRRGGDAVEGSIVVVKMSKPDQDLRFDVPAIGPGTIEVLREVGGGVLAVECGRSILLDKEELLAAADDAGIAVVAAASEPE from the coding sequence GTGACGCCGGACGTGCCCGCGGACCGGGTCGGCCTGATCGCCGGCAGCGGCCGCTTTCCATTAATATTCGCCCGCAACGCGCGACAGGCCGGGGTACGCGTCATCGCGGTGGCTCACCACGGGGAAACGGACCCGGAGATCGAGCAGTTCGCCGCGGAGGTCACCTGGATCCGGGTGGGCCAGTTGGGGCGGATCATCCGGACCTTCCACAAGGCCGAGGTCCGTCACGCCGTCATGGCGGGCGGCATCCGCAAGGTGCGCATGTTCTCGAACTTCAGGCCCGATCCCAGAGGCTTGGCACTGTTGGCGCGGATGCGGCGCCGCGACGACGACCACCTGTTGCGCGGGGTCGCCGGGGAGCTCGAGGGCGAGGGCATCCGGGTGGTGCCTTCAACGATTTTCCTCGAACGCATCATTCCCGGAACGCCGGGCGTGTTGACCCGCACCGAGCCGAGCGAACAGCAATGGCGGGACGTGCGTCAGGGAATCCCCATGGTGAAGACGCTCGGACGCATGGGCATCGGTCAAACCCTGGTGCTGAAGGAGGGGGTCGTCTTGGCCGTCGAGGCCATCGAGGGCACGGATGCCGCCATCCGTCGCGGTGGCGACGCTGTGGAAGGCTCCATCGTGGTGGTCAAGATGAGCAAGCCGGACCAGGACCTGCGCTTCGACGTGCCCGCCATCGGCCCGGGGACCATCGAGGTCCTGCGGGAAGTCGGGGGCGGCGTGCTCGCGGTGGAGTGCGGGCGGTCGATTCTGCTGGACAAGGAGGAGTTGCTGGCGGCCGCCGACGATGCGGGCATCGCGGTAGTGGCGGCGGCTTCGGAGCCGGAATGA